gggggaaagctgtgattggaggaagacagattcatcatttctgacgtcagaagaggcttccgacggccgggggaaatgCTGGAgctgctttcaggattaaaaggtatgtttttgaagaaatggagtgaaatgtcaattttgatgaattaaagtgcccttgtttttaataggtttattaaaaccgGGCACtagttcatccaaattgaccttcactttaaagaggaAATTTACCTATTTCTAACATGCTTTTAAATTAACTCTCAAACTCCACATCAGAATAcagttaaaatgttttatatatatatatatgtaacaaacttAAATGTACACATTCAGAATATCTCTGTTAATTTAAATTTTCATATCTGAGTatgatacattaatttaaaaaagaaaaatatttttttatgtaaaaaaaatatctctgttaaagggacagtctaccatagaattgttattgttttaaaagatagataatccctttattatccattccccagttttgcataaccaacacagttatattaatacactttttacctctgtgattaccttgtatctttctgtctctttgtgttgaaaagagatttaaaaagcatgtgataagaggcagccctcaaagacttagaaattagcatatgatcctacctatgtttagtttaaactaagaataccaagagaaaaaagcaaatttgatgattaaagtaaattggaaagttctttaaaactaaaagtcctatctgaataatgaaactttaatttatactagactgtccctttaactgttttcaagtGACTTGACATCTCTTTCTCTGTTTTAATAAACTTTATCTCAGTACACGCACTTGTTAGGCTCTATTCAATAAACCAAATACGAGTTGATAGAGTTTATTTGTGCTACTTTAAGTTTGCAATAGTTTACAGTATTTTTTAAGGAACAAGCTATTTAAATGTAGTTAGGAATTTTGGGAATTTGTCACAGAGGGAACCGATGGATAACAATAGATTTACAATAATTAATTATATGTACTGTAAGTGCATCCAGCACATTTACACAATAAAATTTGTTCCTGAAATGTATTACACGAATGCAGAATATACAGTGTTGCAATACTAAGTCAGCAGTGAGCATTGTCTAATGATGAtttcattcaaaataaaaaaaacacaggaaGTACTACATAatgtagccacacacacacacatatatatatagagagttgtTATCCAGTTGTTATTATGTCTGAAGATTCCAAGTTTGCAGTGTTAAGCTCCTTCACTAAAAAACGgtaagaaatatatttacaagAGAAGTGATGACTCTAACATAGAGTATATTGAATACGATAGGTCATTTATGAAAGGGATATTACGAATCACTAAGAGTTTTATAACAATACAAAATGTATGATAATTCAGATTGTCATCTTTATAAGGGTTTGAGGCACCACATCAATTTGTTATATGTTTGAAATTTgtaatcacattttttatttttctcataatGAACCATTCAAAGAGAATGTCCTTTTGATAAAAAATATTGTGATGTCAATATACAATATAGACTCTATTATGTAGTGCAGTATTATAAATACCATACATGGTGTATTATACTGTAAGTTGTTGTTTATATCATTAGTAGTATTAAAACATCACTTGGTTACGTGTATATAATTACATGTTGTTTtgcaaattttataatttttattattttatcattattatttttattaattttattattttattattttatctataaTAACTGGATATTTCCTCTTCTGGCAATAAGACCCCAAATTAAAGAACAACCAATAAATAATACCCTAGTCCTTAGGAGTGTGGCATACTAttaatacttaaaaggacagtaaagtcataattagacattcataatttagacagagcaaaccaatttaaacatctttccaatttacttatattatttaatttgtttccttctcttgttaccatTGCTGAAAGGTTTTAGTAAAGCTCAGTAGCAGCAACAAGCCTAagttgtagctgctgattggtggctgcatatatgtatattattattattattatcatttatttgtatagcgccgccaaattccttaagcgctgggtacagtgacaggggtatacaatgacaaggatttgtgataaaatacaaaacataacaaaactaaacaaatctagtacaagaggaagaaggccctgctctggagagctcacagtctacaggtttagggtgcagagacataagtttggggggtagcttgtcacatcggatgtagttgcagcagtaagtcaggcagttcatgtattagcttggttaggatgagagatggaggagagatggtaagcctctttgaataagtgagttttcaaggagcatctgaagctatacaaggttggagatagtcttatggagcggggtagtgagttccagaggacaggagcagcaggtgcaaagtcttggagagataacaggagtggagagacgtaggtcaaaggttgatcgaagaggacgggatggggaatacttcacgatgagagaggaaatatagttgggagttagattgttgagtgctttgtaagttagggttaatactttaaattgtattatggagtgtatggggagccagcaTAGAGACTGACAgaacggagcagctgatgtagatcagcgacttaggtggatgagtctagcagaagcatttataatagattggagggggagaggcggtgttttggaaggccatctagaagtagattgcaataatcaatgcatgtcAAAATGagcgaatgaataagtatttttgtagctttttgagtaaggaagggacgaattctggaaatgttgcgtaggtgggaacggcaggatttggtaagcacttgtatatgtgggttgaatgtgagttctgagtcaagtgtaaccccaagacagcagaagtggggtgaggtgttgagaatagagtctccaaccatcagcgAAATGTCAGGTGTTGAATGTCTCGAAGAGGGCggaaataagaagcagctcagttttggacagattgagttggaggtagtgtgaagacatccaagaggaaattgcagagaggcagttggaaatctgattGAGTAAAGAGAgaaagatatcaggagaggaaagatagatttgggtatcatcagcatataagtggtactggaatccaaaggaggctataagttttacaagggaggatgtatagagagagaaaagcaagggacccaagacagagccttgcagtactccaactgagagaggcataggttCACacgatatgttgttaaaggaaactgaaaatgagcggtttgagagatatgaggcaatccaggagagggctgtgtctctgatgccaaatgaatgtagtattttaagGAGGAGATGATGGTCAACTCTGTCAAAGGcagtggacaggtcaagaagaattattaaggagtagtggccttttgctttatctGACAAAAGgttatttgttactttagtaagagcggtttctgttgagtgtttaaggcggaaaccagattgtagtggatatACCAATATATATGCCAATTCTCAttggttagaaaccagtagtgcattgctgctccttcaccaaatgataccaagataatgaagaacatttgataatatgagtaaactggaaagctgtataaaattgtatgttctacctaaatcatgaataatttttttgggtttcatgtccctttaagtcatcaaacaaatataatttaactaagtaGTTGACATTAACCAAATGATAGATATGCACATGCGTTGATATGATAGATTTGCACATGTGGTTGATATGATAGATATGCACAAATATGTTCTCactaacaaatctttttttttttttttttttttaaggaaatatgATGCTGGTTGCACTAATTTGCCTTTTAACTTTTCTGCCGAACGCAACTGTACAGGTATGTAATGTATTACAAGAAATGCTCAATAGTGTCTAAATATGATATGATATCATCATATGTTCATGTAAACCAAGTACCAAAAGGAAGTAATAATTACCATGTAGTTCTAGGGTGGTAACCTTGACAGTAGGGATATgagcttttgttaaaaataagcTATATTACCTGCTTTGCTCAGTCTAAACGGTCTAatcaaaaacattatttttttaatagaaagcaaagatgctaataataataataataataataataataataataataataatatattccctTCAATGAATGTCACATTTGTTTGAACTTAACATGTGAATATCACCTACAGTTAAATTATATGGCAATCAATACTCAGGTGTTATATTCAAagattacatttaaaggggcactaaacctattttttttctttcatgattcagatagagtatgcaattttaagcaagtttctaattttctcctattatcaatttttcttcgtattcttgctacctttatttgaaaatcataaatgtaaatcttagccgccagcccattttaggtttagcaccatggatagcgcttgcttattggaggctgacatttacccaccaataagcaagcataacctaggttctcatcCAAAAATGCGCCAGCTCCTAtgcataacattcctgctttttaaataaagatagcaagagaacgaagaaaatttgataatatgagttaaatagaaagttggttaaaattgaatgctctatctgaatcattaaagaaaaaaattgcatttagtgTACCTTTAACATTTAAGATTTGTTCTATAGAAATATTTGAATGAGAATGTTATGTCATGAAATTTGTTTTATCATTCAATTTGCTAATGTCCAACTTTCACCCTTGTCAAATAATAATTATGAACTTGTTCTTTTCCAAAACttaataaataatttaaccaaTCATTACttttaataaatctttattttctCCGGCATAAACTGCCATCCATCACTCCAAGAATGCTACATACTGCTGTGCACAGCTTTTCAATTTcagaacattacaataaaaaatataatttcttaTATAAACATTGTTTTCCAAATCTATTTCCATATTCAGTTATAAATCAAATTTAgcttaattatgactttcatattATTTTAGAACACTTAAGTCAACATCTgttccaaaattaaaaatgtaattttattttgtttttcatataaatgTATCAAAAAACGTTGTTTGTACCTGAACTCTCCTGAGAAATGACACTCTTCTTTCAGAGCAATCTATGAGTGCTATCTCATTAAAATAGGGAGATatgctacaaataaattaaataatatatgaaATTCTTTCAAAGGCTGACGCATTACTAGGATCCTTACTTGTTGAACATGCCAGTACAAGATTTAGACGTGCTGCCAGTTCAACTTCTTCATCTGGAAGGCCAGTTTCTATTCCAACTGAAAACATCTTAAACATGGTGAGTTTATAAAAGTATAGTCAGTTACATTTTTTCATAAATTGCttaaaataaacttgaaaataagtTATAATAGGTTTTTTGTGGTTGCTTCTATGAGaacattttaacatttgtttaaatGAATGCCCCAGTGTTAAGTATAATGTCTATTTAAAGGAATgttaaagtcatttttatatatacatcagaAATTATTCATCGCATAAATAATATATGCTTTATACACATTTAGTTTTGTTCGGtaatttgcattattttgcagtccagGCACACACCCTTTAATAATCCTTTTAATTGTTGATTAAGCTATCTCCTATGCTTTGGTCAATAGGATACATATATAAATTAACTCCTGCATATTAAAAAATAGCTTTTACCTTGTAGGAGTGTAAGGTTGCTGAATCCTGTAGTATTCACTTTAGCTACTCTGGGTAGCAGAATAAATTAAGGTTTAAATTACAAAATGTGTAGACAAAATATATTTTACTGTGTCAATTATTCAAGGCCaattactaaatataaatatagatgtttATATTTAGGTTTATTTCTTCCTCATTTAGTCTAATATTAAACTTGGTACGGGGAGTTAATGACTCCAAGTtagatgtgtatttatataacaagtACTTGGCAACTACAAATGATGCACATCCTTATCAGTAAACATTACAATAAAAGATTCAGTTAGAGtataatattaaaatatgttttcaaaCATCAAATAAGACTTGACTTAGCTCAATAAATGTACTCCttaatttcttttcttttcaggCTAATGTGCCATTTTCTACACTGTCCACTAGTAATTCATCAGTAAGAAATATCATAGTTGACACACACAATAATTTAAGAAGAAAAGCCAGCCCTCCTGCAAAAAACATGTTGAAAATGGTAAGTATGTCAGAAGAATGTGGCTTAAGAACTATCACTTATATGTCTTTTatacactttttcttttttatgcAAGAGTTTAAGATTAAGGAAAATAAACATAAAGTAAATATTTCATACAAAGTTATCATGCTTTCATATAAAAGAAAAAGTGATTGTTTATTCaaggtataaaacataaattaatttttactttcaagATCTGGAATAATGAAGCAGCAAAAACAGCTGAACGATGGGCAAAAACGTGCACTCAACATCACAGTCCAACTGAAGTTAGACAAATCCCAAGTAAGTGAATATGCAATAATGAAGTTTATTTACTTAGTGCGCAATCTTGTAACCATCAATAAAGATGAAAAAGAAGCCAAATAAATTCAATAAAAccaaatacaagaaataaaaaaaaaaatgatttttgcattctataatattaaaaagtattttttaattaagttatACAGAAGACTGTTTTTCTGTGTTGTAAACTGTAAATGTCTACCCTGCATGCAAACTATGGCAAAGAAAATTaactattattttaaaattttattatatattaccaTGCATAACTGCATACAATGTTTCAGATATGAAGACTATATTCCTCAGGTGCTTAATGCAGACCATTTAAAATGAGACTTGTACAATAAAGTGTAGAGCTTCAGCGGTTTCTGGGTAAAGTTAATTGGTATGTGGCATTGCTCAGGTAGATCTGAGTGGAGCTTTCACTATACATAACATTTTGTTAGCATTGTCTTGTGTTTATAAATAGAGTAAAAGTAAATAACTTCTGTTTGTGTTTTAGATTTTGGTTGTGGAGAAAACCTATTCTTATCCTCATTTAAGGCCTCCTGGAAGGATGTAATTGAATCATTTTATAGTGAAGTTGTAGATTTTCAATTTGGAAAAGGAGCAAAGATTGATGGTCAGGAGATCGGACACTATACTCAGGTAAGATGTTTATTAAGCATTTCACTTTCATCTTTTTGGCTTTTTGACAAATGTAGACGTTTTATTTATAATTTGCTAACATTTCAGTATAATtttcacaaataaaatgtttttcttccAGGTTATGTGGTACAGTTCATACCAGGTTGGATGCTATGTTGTAGAATGCCCCAGCAGTCAATATCAATATTATTATGTTTGTCATTACTGTCCATCGTAAGTATTAAATGTGTTGAGAATAAACCTACATAGTTtgcttattaaaatataattaaacttaCTATTCATGAATTTAATGTACAAAATAGTTGTAATATGGCCATGCTATGCAATGTCCCACCAGATATGATTTAGTTTGCTTTTACTGTTGAGTCCACATACCATATTAAGAGCCTCATTTTACAAGCCCAAGTAGCAGTGGTCTAAAGTGCGATAGATtttaatcatcccaatcagatctgatcaggatgattgactgcCTGCTCTTGCATGTGATTGGCGTAAGTAGGGGACGCCATTGCACAAATGGTAAAAggatagtctactccaaaatgtttgctgtttagtctactccaaaatgtttattgttttaaaatatagataacgcctttactacccattccagagctttgcacaacaaatgttgttatattaatatactttataacctttaaacctcgaAATTTCTGCTTGTTTTTAAGCCCCTGAAGGCGCCTTTATCTCAGAGTATTCTTatggcttttcacagcaagacactgcttgttcatgtgtgccgtatagataacattattGTGGAGTTAGTCATGAGTCTGCACTTATtaactaaaatacaagtctgtaaatTGCACTGAGAAAAGTAggctgtctgcagagacttagatacaaggtaatcacagagttaaaaagtgtattaatataactgtgttggttatgcaaaactggggaatgggtaataaaaggattatctatctttttaaacaataacatttttggagtagactgtccctttaaatgcaggcagcatattgTTGTCCGTTAGTCATTAGGCTGGGCAGATGAGGTACATGACCGCAAGCCTTGTCCACCTGCCtgatgataaattaaagggacagtctacaccttagtaatcttaaagtcttactttagattaaactgcaaatatcATTccgcaccctttctatatcatacagcagtaacaataaaaaatgtatgttaaaatgactattgtttctggtcactgtgaaattgctgccaagctctgcccactgatgacatcactataTGGGCTGCATaacaggcttcactagttacaaaagactcactaattggattaaacagaatgtcaatgctattcagcagagtgcctagatacaGCCCTgttcgtgatgtcatcagtgggcagagcttggcagccatttcaaagaaaccagaaacaatattaattttaaaataacttttttaatattactgctgcatgatatagaaaagggtgaaggaggatatttgcagcttaatctaaagtaagcctttaagatgactaaggtgtaaactgtctctttaagccctatatatgtgtgtattagtctgtgattggttagTTAGGGTTCTTTTGTTCTAGCCTTATAGAAAAATCAGTGAAAAGGAAaaccataaaacaatatactcagctGGCAAATAAAAGCTGCATTGTTAACTGTtaaattctcagatatgaaggcaCATTATCAGGTTACAATTTCTGTTTAATGTCCGGTCAAATTCAGCTCCAAATTCAGTGAGGTATTACCGGGActtatctgaacacatttattgaTCAAAGAGGAGTATGTGTGTTGCTGCTTGTGAGCCtacctaaatatttttttaaaatatgatagcaagagaacaaagtcgtTTTCAAAACACCGCTAAAtggaataaaagtttattttttattttaaaatccctTATAGCTGTAATTCGTGACTATTGTAGCATATTACACATATAAAGAAGCACTTACATGCATCTTTGGTGTAATGAGTTATATTGTATTGTGCTCAAATGTTATGGTGAATATAGGATAAGCAATAGGACCTAGCTAATTTAATATGAAGGTTGTGCTTTCCACTCACCTTGTGGTTTTCAGTTATATTGATTGAACCAtttttaacgggacatgaaacccaacatttttcatttatgtttcagacagaacatgtggtttgaaacaactttccaattttgttcaattatataatttgcttgattttcttagtatccttatttgaaaagcctacctaggtagtctcagaagcagcaacaaattactgagagctagctgctgatttgtggctgcacataaatcaatttttttattgattcaccagatgtgttcagctatctcccagaagtgctttgctcctccttcaacaaaggatgcctaaAATTCTTTATAAgatatttaaattggaaagttgtttttagtccaaaatattattatggaatttaGAGCTATTCAAAAACAATTCTGTCCCTTCAACTTgttacttaatatatattttaaatatatttcagaGGAAATAATGTCAAGTCTATGGGGAATCCCTATGAAATTGGATCTCCTTGTGGAGCCTGTCCTAATGGTTGTGACAATGGACTATGCAGTAAGTTAATTTATATTAGAGGTTTACTTATGAGCTATTTCTTTATTTTCTCATGATCCTCATGAAAGCATCAATCTAATGTAGCTATTGTCAGTTATTTTGTAATACGGAGGGTCATAAATctccaaataatttattttgactTTTTCCACTCCCTGTGTTGCATTGTTTAAAAATGGGCGAATACCttgaaatgtattaatatttttgggAAATGTAAAACTTTTCCATAACAATTGTTTGTATTATTTAGAAATTTACATACAAAGAAGTAAACGTTGACAAACCATTAATTTGACCTTTTTATTGTTTTAGCGAATTACTGCAGAGTTCAAGACTATTACGGCAACTGCAAGGACTTCAAGGGGTCGTGTATAACTGATGCATCAGTTCGGAAAGATTGCCCTGCTACCTGCCAGTGCAATAACAATGAAATAAAGTAGTGTGCTTCTTCCAACATGGCTATATCctaaagttaaatattattatgcatttttttatatttaaaagaatattctatttaaattgtattttaataaattaatattgttttatttataatgattatatatttttttatgttgcctattttatacaaatttaaaaatatttatatttatttgaaatattatattctactattgttatttatttgatTAAAAAGTATTAATTTAAAGAACTGTAGTCAAATCATTTCTGTTATTATAGTATGGTGAAATGTAATTGTTTTGCATAGAATTGTTAAATGAGactcattatttttttaataaatatgactaTTTTAAGGAATTAGTAAAAttgtgatttatttaaaatataaacttgtaaattaaaaaatattaatcacatgttaaagggtcagtaaaatcaaaattaattttcCGTGATTCAGCTAAATGATAGCTAACCTTAGCACCATTGATGTTTTGGAACTTCATTTCCCATGATACACAACTGGGATGCAGAGTGCATAAGCATCATGGGCAATGCAGTTCCAAAACATTTGGTGTGCCAAGATTAGCCATCAttgagctagagcatgcaattttaaataactttccagtttacttctattataaaatttgctgaaatctcttggtattccttgttgaagagtaaGATTATGAGCAGCAATACTCTGCTGGGAGATAGCTAACACATttagtgagccaattacaagagacatatgGTTGCAACCACCAATCTTCAgcaagctcccagcagtgcatagctgatcttgagcctacctaggtatacttatcaacaaaggatactaagaaaattaaacaaatgtcataatagaactaaattggaaagttgtttaaaattccatgctctgacaTAAATCTTGAATCCTTTAATTTGCAAATGTTCAGTATCCCTAGGAAAAATATGATGCTGGCCAGATCCTACAAATGCACATGAAGATTGTTTACCTAAAAATGTAGTTGCCAGGCCGGATTTCATTCTTGGGTGATCAGCAGATTCCACAGCACTCTGAAAAGAAACTTATAATACCC
This genomic stretch from Bombina bombina isolate aBomBom1 chromosome 4, aBomBom1.pri, whole genome shotgun sequence harbors:
- the LOC128656934 gene encoding cysteine-rich venom protein-like — encoded protein: MTQVNQKVQTQNQECLRTNIRENAQQLKDHDKNIQFLLSRIEDLDNRGNMMLVALICLLTFLPNATVQADALLGSLLVEHASTRFRRAASSTSSSGRPVSIPTENILNMANVPFSTLSTSNSSVRNIIVDTHNNLRRKASPPAKNMLKMIWNNEAAKTAERWAKTCTQHHSPTEVRQIPNFGCGENLFLSSFKASWKDVIESFYSEVVDFQFGKGAKIDGQEIGHYTQVMWYSSYQVGCYVVECPSSQYQYYYVCHYCPSGNNVKSMGNPYEIGSPCGACPNGCDNGLCTNYCRVQDYYGNCKDFKGSCITDASVRKDCPATCQCNNNEIK